The bacterium genomic sequence TATTAGAAGATTATAGTGATAAATTAGATGATGAGGCTAAAGATTTTCTGAAACGAATATCAGCCAGTGCCAATCGTATGAAAAATATGATTGGTGACCTCTTAACTTTATCAAGATTCTCAAAGATGGAATCCTCTTTTGAATCAATTGTCCCCGAAACAATCATTAAATCTGCACTAAAGAGAATAGAGCCAATTATCAGTGAGAAAAATGTCCAGATTAAGATAGCCGATGATTTACCCATCATTTACGGCGATAAGGTTAAACTTGTCGAGGTCTTTTATAATCTTATTTCAAATGCCATCAAATATAATAACCGTGAAAAGCCGATAATAGAAATTGACCAGCCAATGCCTCAGCCTGCAAAAGATGAGGTAGTGATTTATGTCAAAGACAATGGGATTGGTATAGAAGAACAGTATTATGAGGAGATATTCAAGATATTTAAAAGATTGCATACTCGTGAAGAATATGGTGGTGGCACAGGTGTCGGATTACCCATTGTTAGAAAGATAATGGATGACCATAACGGTCGGGTCTGGCTTGAAAGCAAAGTGGAACAGGGAACAACATTTTATCTTGCCTTTCCGAAAAAGGTAATTGGTAATTTGTAACTGGTAACAATTCCAGATGGAGGAAATACTATGCAAAAGAAGATACTCATTATCGAGGATAATCCAGATGATATTCTGATAATAAAGAGAATTCTAAGTAAGACACCAGAGTTTGCCGAAGCTGACTTAGTCGCCGCTACTTCTGGTAAGGAAGGATTAAATTTGCTTGAAAAAGGTCAATTTGACTGCCTTATTCTTGATTACCTTCTGCCGGATACAAATGCATTAGAGTTGTTAAAAACAATCATAAAAACTCATCAATATTTACCGACGATAATCCTTACTGGACTTAAAGATGATAGGCTATTGGCAGGGGCATTAAAACTTGGGGCACTTGATTTTCTTACAAAAGACCAGATTAATATCTTGCCAAAGATAATATCGCAGGTCAGTATCTCCGGGCAAAGAAGTCAGTTTATCGAGCAAATGCGGGAACATCTCTACGAAGAGGTAATTGACTCAATGGGTGAAGGGTTATTTGCCCTTGACCTGACTCAGACTATAGTTCTGGTCAATCAGAGATTGATACAACTCATAGGTTTTAAAGAAGATGAATTGTTGGGTAAATCTCTGCAGACAATAATAGGAAATGAAGCAGGAAAGGTTTTCGTAGAAAAGTATCCTCAAATCGTAGCCGGAAAACCACAA encodes the following:
- a CDS encoding ATP-binding protein, with protein sequence LEDYSDKLDDEAKDFLKRISASANRMKNMIGDLLTLSRFSKMESSFESIVPETIIKSALKRIEPIISEKNVQIKIADDLPIIYGDKVKLVEVFYNLISNAIKYNNREKPIIEIDQPMPQPAKDEVVIYVKDNGIGIEEQYYEEIFKIFKRLHTREEYGGGTGVGLPIVRKIMDDHNGRVWLESKVEQGTTFYLAFPKKVIGNL